In Sedimentibacter sp. MB31-C6, one genomic interval encodes:
- a CDS encoding bile acid:sodium symporter family protein, which produces MKVLEKISGLVGKFMAVIVLVIAAMALFVPTTFLWIKGSYITPLLMIVMFGMGLTLKFDDFKLVFSRPKDVLIGCLAQFTIMPLIALLLTKIFNLPPELAVGVVLVGTCPGGTSSNVMTYLAKGDIALSVAMTSVSTVLAPILTPLITKLLIGQTVSVDVMSMFISIVKVVILPIGLGFIINSFFGKITEKFVKVLPLVSVTAIVAIVASVVASNSEKILTSGLIIILVVVLHNCLGYVIGFIVGKVLGLDLSKQKAIAIEVGMQNSGLATSLAATSFAQYPLATIPGAVFSVWHNISGAIAANILSRKES; this is translated from the coding sequence ATGAAAGTACTTGAAAAAATAAGCGGTTTAGTTGGAAAATTTATGGCTGTAATAGTATTGGTTATAGCTGCAATGGCGTTATTTGTTCCTACAACATTTCTTTGGATTAAGGGATCTTATATAACACCTTTATTAATGATAGTAATGTTTGGAATGGGATTAACTTTAAAATTTGATGATTTTAAATTAGTATTTAGCAGACCTAAAGATGTTTTAATTGGATGTTTGGCACAATTTACGATAATGCCTTTGATAGCATTATTATTAACAAAAATATTTAATTTGCCACCAGAATTAGCAGTTGGTGTTGTACTTGTAGGAACTTGTCCAGGAGGAACATCTTCTAATGTAATGACATATTTAGCTAAGGGTGATATAGCCCTTTCGGTTGCAATGACAAGTGTTTCGACTGTATTAGCTCCAATATTAACTCCTTTAATTACTAAGCTACTAATTGGACAAACTGTATCGGTAGATGTTATGAGTATGTTTATATCTATAGTGAAAGTAGTAATTCTTCCTATAGGACTTGGATTTATTATAAATAGTTTCTTTGGTAAAATCACTGAAAAATTTGTTAAAGTTCTACCATTGGTATCTGTAACTGCTATTGTTGCTATCGTAGCTTCAGTTGTTGCCTCAAATTCAGAAAAAATCTTGACTAGTGGACTTATAATAATATTAGTTGTTGTTTTACACAATTGTTTAGGATATGTAATTGGGTTTATAGTTGGAAAAGTTTTAGGTTTAGATTTATCAAAACAGAAAGCTATTGCTATTGAAGTAGGAATGCAAAATTCAGGGTTAGCAACATCACTTGCTGCAACTTCATTTGCTCAATATCCATTAGCAACAATTCCAGGTGCTGTATTTAGTGTATGGCATAATATATCTGGAGCTATTGCTGCTAACATACTTTCTAGAAAAGAAAGTTAA
- the ilvD gene encoding dihydroxy-acid dehydratase — MRSDSVTKGVQQAPHRSLFNALGYTKEELNKPLIGIVSSQNDIVPGHMNLDKIVDAVKMGVAMAGGTPVVFPAIAVCDGIAMGHQGMKYSLVTRDLIADSTEAMAMAHCFDALVMVPNCDKNVPGLLMAAARVNIPTIFVSGGPMLAGKLNGKRTCLSDMFEAVGAYNAGKMSFDEVEEYENKACPSCGSCSGMYTANSMNCLTEALGMGLKGNGTIPAVYSERIRLAKHAGMKVMELVEKNIRPRDIMTKDAFMNALTVDMALGCSTNSMLHLPAIAYEAGVDLNLDIANEISAKTPNLCHLAPAGNTFMEDLDDAGGVYAVMNELNKKGLINTGLLTCSGLTVGENIKGCVNNNNEIIRPVENPYSQTGGIAVLKGNLAPDTCVVKRSAVSPEMMIHEGPARVFDCEEDAIEAINKGKIVQGDVVVIRYEGPKGGPGMREMLNPTSAIMGRGLGDSVALITDGRFSGATRGAAIGHVSPEAAVGGNIALVEEGDVIKININENKIDFVISDEELENRRAKWQPREPKITTGYLARYASLVTSGNRGAVLEVNK, encoded by the coding sequence ATGAGAAGCGATTCAGTAACTAAGGGAGTACAACAGGCACCTCACCGTTCATTATTTAATGCCTTAGGATATACAAAGGAAGAATTAAATAAACCTTTAATAGGGATAGTGAGTTCACAAAATGATATAGTTCCAGGGCATATGAACTTGGATAAAATTGTTGATGCTGTGAAAATGGGAGTTGCTATGGCAGGTGGAACACCTGTGGTTTTTCCAGCAATAGCAGTATGTGATGGTATAGCTATGGGTCATCAAGGAATGAAATATTCACTTGTTACTAGGGACTTAATAGCAGATTCTACAGAAGCAATGGCAATGGCGCACTGTTTTGATGCATTAGTTATGGTACCAAACTGTGATAAAAATGTTCCTGGACTTTTAATGGCAGCTGCAAGGGTAAATATTCCTACTATATTTGTTAGTGGAGGACCAATGCTTGCTGGTAAATTAAATGGAAAAAGAACATGTTTATCAGACATGTTCGAAGCCGTAGGAGCTTATAATGCAGGGAAAATGAGTTTTGATGAAGTGGAAGAGTACGAAAATAAGGCATGTCCTTCTTGCGGTTCATGTTCAGGTATGTATACAGCTAATAGTATGAATTGTTTAACTGAGGCATTAGGAATGGGATTAAAAGGAAATGGTACAATCCCTGCTGTGTATTCTGAAAGAATAAGACTTGCTAAACATGCTGGAATGAAAGTAATGGAGCTAGTAGAAAAAAATATAAGACCTAGAGATATAATGACTAAGGATGCATTTATGAATGCTTTAACAGTAGATATGGCTCTTGGATGTAGTACAAACAGTATGCTTCATTTACCAGCTATAGCTTATGAAGCAGGAGTAGATTTGAATTTAGATATAGCAAATGAAATAAGTGCAAAAACTCCAAATCTATGTCACCTTGCACCTGCTGGAAATACTTTTATGGAAGATTTAGATGATGCAGGTGGTGTTTATGCAGTTATGAATGAATTAAATAAAAAAGGTTTGATTAACACAGGTTTATTAACATGTAGTGGCTTAACTGTAGGTGAAAATATTAAAGGTTGTGTAAATAATAATAATGAAATAATAAGACCTGTGGAAAACCCATATAGTCAGACTGGTGGTATTGCAGTACTGAAGGGCAATTTAGCTCCTGATACATGTGTTGTTAAACGTTCAGCTGTTTCACCTGAAATGATGATACATGAAGGTCCTGCACGAGTATTTGATTGTGAAGAAGATGCAATAGAGGCTATAAACAAAGGAAAAATTGTACAAGGTGATGTTGTGGTAATTCGTTATGAAGGGCCAAAAGGTGGACCTGGTATGAGAGAAATGCTAAATCCTACATCGGCTATAATGGGTAGAGGTTTAGGAGATAGTGTAGCATTAATAACTGATGGTCGTTTCTCTGGTGCCACAAGAGGTGCAGCAATAGGACATGTTTCTCCAGAAGCTGCTGTTGGAGGAAATATTGCTTTAGTTGAAGAAGGAGATGTAATTAAAATTAATATTAATGAAAATAAAATAGACTTTGTTATATCGGATGAAGAATTAGAAAATAGAAGAGCTAAATGGCAGCCAAGAGAACCAAAGATTACAACAGGCTATTTGGCTAGATATGCTTCACTTGTTACATCTGGCAATAGGGGAGCAGTATTAGAAGTTAATAAATAA
- a CDS encoding NCS2 family permease has product MEKFFKLKEQGTNVSTEVMAGFTTFFAMSYIIFVNPAILSQTGMPSQAVFLATIIAAVIGTLVMGLFANVPYAQAPGMGLNAFFTYTVVFALGFTWQQALALVFICGILNILITITKIRKSIIKSIPESLQNAISGGIGIFIAYIGIKGANLVQFTSESANILSINNQPFIADETYGGIFSVITDGGIIPALVDFTNPGTQLALIGLAILVILLVLKVKGAILISIITTTLIGIPFGVVDISNASLSTQAIGSAFEELGTTFGAAFGSEGMMSLFSDPSRIPLVIMTIFAFSLSDVFDTIGTFIGTGRRAGIFSEEDQKALETSTGFKSKMDKALFADAIATSIGAIFGTSNTTTYVESAAGIGAGGRTGLTSVVTSLLFMACILVAPIAGIVPSAATSPVLIIVGVMMMSSFTKINWEDLEEAIPAFFASVFMGFAYSISYGIAAGFIFYCIIKLCKGKLNEVHPILIVSTLLFILNFVILAII; this is encoded by the coding sequence ATGGAAAAATTTTTTAAGCTTAAAGAGCAAGGAACAAATGTTTCTACTGAAGTAATGGCTGGTTTTACTACATTCTTTGCAATGTCCTACATTATTTTCGTAAATCCCGCAATATTATCTCAAACCGGAATGCCATCACAAGCAGTTTTTCTTGCAACAATAATAGCAGCAGTAATAGGAACTTTAGTAATGGGGTTATTTGCAAATGTTCCATATGCTCAGGCACCAGGTATGGGACTAAATGCATTCTTCACTTATACAGTAGTTTTTGCATTAGGTTTTACCTGGCAACAAGCGCTAGCTCTCGTTTTTATTTGCGGTATATTAAATATTTTAATAACAATTACAAAAATTCGAAAAAGTATAATTAAATCAATACCAGAAAGTTTACAAAATGCAATAAGTGGTGGTATAGGAATATTTATAGCTTATATAGGTATTAAAGGTGCTAACCTTGTTCAATTTACATCTGAATCAGCAAATATACTTTCAATAAATAACCAACCATTTATAGCAGATGAAACATATGGTGGAATCTTTTCAGTAATAACAGATGGTGGTATTATACCAGCACTTGTTGATTTTACTAACCCTGGTACGCAACTTGCATTAATAGGCCTTGCAATATTAGTTATATTATTGGTTTTAAAGGTCAAGGGAGCAATACTTATAAGTATTATTACTACAACTTTAATTGGTATACCCTTTGGCGTTGTTGATATTTCAAACGCAAGCTTAAGTACTCAAGCTATAGGTTCAGCTTTTGAAGAATTAGGCACTACATTTGGTGCTGCCTTTGGATCAGAAGGAATGATGTCCTTATTCTCAGATCCATCTCGTATACCACTTGTAATTATGACTATATTTGCATTTAGTTTATCAGATGTATTTGATACCATAGGAACATTTATAGGTACAGGTAGACGTGCAGGTATTTTCAGTGAAGAAGATCAAAAAGCCCTTGAAACAAGTACTGGTTTTAAATCAAAAATGGATAAAGCATTATTTGCAGATGCTATTGCTACATCCATTGGTGCAATCTTTGGAACATCAAACACAACAACATATGTAGAAAGTGCAGCTGGAATCGGTGCTGGTGGACGTACAGGATTAACAAGTGTCGTAACATCTTTATTATTCATGGCTTGTATATTAGTTGCACCAATTGCAGGTATAGTACCAAGTGCAGCTACATCACCTGTATTAATAATTGTTGGCGTAATGATGATGTCTTCATTTACAAAAATTAATTGGGAAGACCTTGAAGAAGCAATTCCAGCATTCTTTGCTTCAGTGTTCATGGGATTTGCTTATAGTATATCTTATGGTATAGCAGCTGGTTTTATTTTCTACTGCATTATTAAGCTATGTAAAGGAAAATTAAATGAAGTTCATCCGATTTTAATTGTTTCAACATTACTTTTCATTTTAAATTTTGTAATATTAGCTATAATTTAA
- a CDS encoding DUF4179 domain-containing protein, with the protein MRKIHELLDDLDIQNINIRVNEENMTKEEKSRIIEQTLNKARLTNNKAKNKRFILPLAATLTLMLSFAVVFAQGGLSNIYNSIFGENIKYINDMGTVIDESYSENGIKFNVASMVGDENSFYIVFELIKENGDSFKESDYIYFEDFHLNFSGSGGYTWYEIEDDNENDNKATFILSGNTEKKTVGDKLTLQMKDFVEYNIKEYNNFDVYEFLSNNNEFINQDLEDNIQKLPIDINENASQEEIDKINEIYNQTPDKILPIKSSIFSIEEGNDEIYIDNIGFAEDKLCIRLAMTDSENYSFGDLLFVNKNNKEEKFCEYSFTEEKEEVEYLYYIFDIKDMEELKNYELKYNMINKINTIKGEWTVTFKADYKNTTDTIYVNKKVKIQDKRYTVKNIKLSPISLNVKLINNLLDYKEDANHDFFDEVSVVMKDGSLVEVSSRGSSTNSLTSTINLLFNQPIDIKQIDIVKIGDLEIQIDNK; encoded by the coding sequence ATGAGAAAAATTCATGAATTACTTGATGATCTCGATATTCAAAATATTAATATTAGAGTAAATGAAGAAAATATGACAAAAGAAGAAAAAAGCAGGATAATAGAACAAACTTTAAATAAGGCTAGATTAACGAACAATAAAGCTAAAAATAAAAGATTTATATTACCTTTGGCTGCAACTTTAACACTAATGCTTTCTTTTGCAGTGGTATTTGCTCAAGGTGGTCTTTCAAATATTTATAACAGTATATTTGGAGAGAATATAAAATATATTAATGACATGGGAACTGTAATTGATGAGAGTTACAGTGAAAATGGTATTAAATTTAATGTTGCTAGTATGGTTGGCGATGAAAATTCATTTTATATAGTATTTGAACTAATAAAGGAAAATGGTGATAGTTTTAAGGAGTCCGATTATATTTATTTTGAAGATTTTCATTTAAATTTTAGTGGTTCGGGAGGATATACATGGTATGAAATTGAAGACGACAATGAAAATGATAATAAGGCAACATTTATTCTTTCAGGAAATACAGAGAAAAAAACAGTAGGAGATAAATTAACTCTTCAGATGAAAGATTTTGTTGAATATAATATAAAGGAATATAACAATTTTGATGTATATGAGTTTTTATCAAATAACAATGAGTTTATAAATCAAGACCTTGAAGACAATATACAAAAATTGCCTATAGATATTAATGAAAATGCTTCACAAGAAGAAATAGATAAAATTAATGAAATATATAATCAAACACCTGATAAAATTTTGCCTATAAAATCTTCTATTTTTTCAATTGAAGAGGGTAACGATGAAATTTATATTGATAATATAGGTTTTGCAGAAGATAAATTATGTATTAGGCTTGCAATGACAGATTCAGAAAATTATAGCTTTGGAGATTTATTATTTGTAAATAAGAACAATAAGGAAGAAAAATTCTGTGAATACAGTTTTACAGAAGAAAAGGAAGAAGTAGAATATTTATATTATATTTTCGATATAAAAGATATGGAAGAACTAAAAAATTATGAGTTGAAGTATAATATGATTAATAAAATAAATACAATAAAAGGCGAATGGACGGTTACATTTAAAGCTGACTATAAAAATACAACAGATACTATATATGTAAACAAAAAAGTTAAAATACAAGATAAAAGATATACCGTTAAGAATATAAAGTTATCGCCTATATCATTAAATGTTAAATTAATAAATAATTTGTTAGATTATAAGGAAGATGCTAACCATGATTTTTTTGATGAAGTGTCAGTTGTGATGAAGGATGGCTCATTAGTTGAAGTTTCAAGCAGAGGATCTAGTACAAATTCCTTAACATCAACTATAAATTTATTATTCAACCAACCCATTGATATAAAACAAATTGACATTGTCAAAATAGGAGATTTAGAAATACAAATAGATAATAAATAA
- a CDS encoding sigma-70 family RNA polymerase sigma factor, whose protein sequence is MNDGKLVKLLKQKPSKGLTCAIEIYGPLVKTIVTRVLGYENQQDIEECISDVFVELWKSIDKFDSNKGILKNYIISIARFRSINMYNRKIIKVELLPFEDNDLQLDLDLDKEISKNINKEIIKEAIYSLPHPDKEIFIRRYYLFESVKEIATYLNLKNKAVENKLYRCKEKLKTELLNKGIIL, encoded by the coding sequence ATGAATGATGGAAAGTTAGTAAAGCTCTTAAAACAAAAACCTTCCAAGGGTTTAACTTGTGCTATTGAAATATATGGTCCTTTAGTGAAAACAATTGTTACAAGGGTATTAGGATATGAAAATCAACAGGATATAGAGGAATGCATATCTGATGTTTTTGTTGAGTTATGGAAATCAATAGATAAATTTGACTCTAATAAGGGCATACTTAAAAATTATATTATTTCTATAGCACGGTTTAGAAGTATTAATATGTATAATCGTAAGATAATTAAAGTAGAATTATTACCTTTTGAGGATAATGATTTACAGCTTGATTTAGATTTAGACAAAGAGATTTCAAAAAATATTAACAAAGAGATTATAAAAGAAGCAATATATAGTTTGCCTCATCCTGACAAAGAAATATTTATAAGAAGATATTATTTATTTGAATCTGTTAAAGAAATAGCTACATATTTAAATTTAAAAAATAAAGCGGTTGAAAATAAACTTTATAGGTGTAAAGAAAAATTGAAAACTGAACTATTAAATAAGGGTATTATTTTATAA
- a CDS encoding TrkH family potassium uptake protein yields the protein MFIIRNIKLTYTQIIAFGTLAIMLLGGVLLSLPISSRSGDSTPLINAFFTAASATSVTGLVIYDTYSHWSSFGQVIILFLIQIGGLGFMTVVTLFSMFLRRRIGLRERRLLMESANTLKIGGIVLLIKKILIGTFIFESIGAILLFIRFYPEMGLKSGLFNAIFHSVSAFCNAGFDIMGKYGEFTSLTRYSKDIVVNITVMTLIIIGSIGFVVWDDIGKNRLNFKKYLLHTKIVLTTTAILIFVSAILFYIFEVNRTMVNMTISEKILASFFQSITPRTAGFNTINMTRLSESSSLLTIILMFIGGSPGSTAGGIKTTTFVVLIIGAISSAKHKQDLSIFKRRLENNALKRASSITFIYMFSTLLSICIICGIQDFTMKEVLFEVYSAAGTVGLSMGITPYLNSISKLIIIVLMYGGKVGSLSLALVLAEKKEVIPISRPIEKIIIG from the coding sequence ATGTTCATTATTAGAAACATAAAGCTGACATATACGCAAATAATTGCTTTCGGTACACTTGCAATTATGCTTTTGGGAGGCGTATTGTTAAGTCTGCCAATATCATCACGAAGTGGAGATTCAACTCCTCTTATAAATGCATTTTTTACCGCTGCTTCTGCAACAAGTGTAACAGGTTTAGTCATATATGACACATATAGCCATTGGTCATCTTTTGGACAGGTCATTATTCTTTTCCTTATACAAATTGGTGGTCTTGGTTTTATGACTGTTGTTACTCTATTTTCAATGTTCTTAAGGCGTAGAATCGGTCTGAGAGAAAGACGACTATTAATGGAGTCTGCTAACACCCTAAAAATAGGTGGAATTGTACTTCTTATAAAAAAAATATTAATTGGAACTTTTATTTTCGAAAGTATTGGTGCAATTTTACTTTTTATAAGATTTTATCCAGAGATGGGGTTAAAATCAGGTTTATTCAATGCAATATTTCATTCTGTATCAGCTTTTTGCAATGCTGGTTTTGATATTATGGGTAAATATGGAGAATTCACATCATTAACTAGATATTCAAAAGATATAGTTGTAAATATCACAGTAATGACTCTAATAATAATAGGAAGTATTGGTTTTGTTGTTTGGGATGATATAGGTAAAAATCGTCTTAACTTTAAAAAATACCTGTTGCATACAAAAATAGTATTAACAACGACTGCTATTTTGATTTTTGTTAGCGCTATACTTTTCTATATTTTTGAAGTCAATAGAACCATGGTAAATATGACAATATCAGAAAAAATATTAGCATCATTTTTTCAATCGATTACACCTAGAACTGCTGGATTTAATACAATTAATATGACAAGACTCTCCGAAAGCAGTAGTCTTTTAACAATAATACTTATGTTTATTGGAGGTAGTCCTGGTTCTACAGCTGGAGGTATTAAAACAACAACATTTGTTGTTCTAATTATAGGTGCAATCTCATCCGCAAAACATAAACAAGATCTTTCAATTTTCAAGCGAAGATTAGAAAATAATGCACTCAAAAGAGCAAGTTCTATTACGTTTATTTATATGTTTTCAACACTTCTTTCAATATGTATTATATGCGGAATTCAGGATTTCACTATGAAAGAAGTATTGTTTGAAGTATATTCTGCAGCAGGTACAGTTGGATTATCTATGGGAATCACACCATATTTAAACAGTATATCAAAACTTATTATTATAGTGTTAATGTATGGCGGCAAAGTAGGTAGCTTGTCTTTAGCTCTTGTGTTAGCAGAAAAAAAAGAAGTTATACCAATAAGTAGACCTATTGAAAAAATTATTATAGGTTAA
- a CDS encoding potassium channel family protein → MKSVLIIGMGAFGQHLALKMVDLKNDVMIIDKNEEIVEELSSIVTDANIGDCTKEEVLKSLGVSNFDICFVTIGDNFQSSLEITSLLKDLGAKYVISKSSRDLQEKFLLKNGADEVIYPDKDMAEKLAVRCSASSLFDFIEITPDYSIFEMNVMKSWIGFTIEEINVRKRYHINILVIKNGKNVLTMPKADYIFQREDYVIVMGKSSDIIKLANNI, encoded by the coding sequence ATGAAATCAGTTTTAATTATAGGTATGGGAGCCTTTGGTCAACATTTAGCTTTAAAAATGGTAGATTTAAAAAATGATGTAATGATTATAGATAAAAATGAGGAAATTGTTGAAGAGCTTTCTTCTATAGTAACAGATGCAAATATAGGTGATTGTACAAAAGAAGAAGTTCTCAAATCCCTTGGTGTAAGTAACTTTGACATATGTTTTGTTACGATAGGAGATAATTTTCAATCGTCTTTAGAAATAACTTCACTATTAAAAGATTTAGGTGCAAAGTATGTTATTTCAAAATCAAGCCGTGATTTGCAAGAAAAATTCCTACTAAAAAATGGAGCCGATGAAGTAATATATCCAGATAAAGATATGGCTGAAAAACTAGCAGTAAGATGTAGTGCTAGCAGTTTATTTGACTTTATAGAAATAACACCTGATTATTCAATCTTTGAAATGAATGTTATGAAAAGCTGGATAGGATTTACTATTGAAGAAATTAATGTAAGGAAAAGATATCACATTAATATTTTAGTAATTAAAAACGGAAAAAATGTATTAACAATGCCCAAAGCCGACTATATATTTCAAAGAGAAGATTATGTTATAGTTATGGGTAAATCATCAGATATAATAAAATTAGCAAATAATATATAA
- a CDS encoding response regulator transcription factor has protein sequence MVKDIKILIIEDDIKIANFMTMALKAKDYKCIVSRNGKEGILCFCTENPDVILLDLGLPDKDGVEIIEEVRNVSEIPIIVVSAREHERDKITALDAGANDYVTKPFAMGELLARIRVMERLIERENSNIQESIYKLDYLTVDFDKHRILIDDKEIHLTPIEYKLLLLLISNRGKVVTHSQISKEVWGYGETGDSKSIRVFMASLRRKIEKDTSSPRFILTEIGVGYRFADE, from the coding sequence GTGGTAAAGGATATTAAAATACTCATCATTGAGGATGATATTAAGATTGCTAATTTTATGACTATGGCTTTAAAGGCAAAAGATTATAAATGTATAGTGTCAAGAAATGGGAAAGAAGGAATTCTATGTTTTTGTACTGAAAACCCAGATGTTATTTTATTGGACTTAGGGCTACCTGATAAAGATGGGGTAGAAATAATAGAAGAGGTGCGTAATGTGTCTGAGATTCCTATAATAGTAGTTTCTGCTCGTGAACATGAAAGAGATAAAATTACAGCTCTTGATGCAGGTGCTAATGACTATGTTACTAAGCCTTTTGCTATGGGAGAATTATTAGCGCGTATACGAGTGATGGAAAGATTGATAGAAAGGGAAAATTCCAATATTCAAGAAAGTATATATAAATTAGATTATTTAACTGTAGACTTTGATAAACATAGAATTTTAATTGATGATAAGGAAATTCATTTAACACCTATTGAATATAAACTTTTATTGCTTTTAATATCAAATCGAGGAAAGGTTGTTACTCATAGCCAGATATCAAAGGAAGTTTGGGGATATGGGGAAACTGGTGATTCAAAGAGTATACGTGTATTTATGGCAAGCTTGAGGAGAAAAATAGAAAAAGATACATCTAGTCCTCGCTTTATTTTAACGGAAATTGGAGTAGGTTATAGATTTGCAGATGAATAA
- a CDS encoding sensor histidine kinase, with amino-acid sequence MKYNIKENLNLKHLKYFSILVLICIVSTALSILMNNMGIGKENTLMVFLVGVLTVTSVTRGYIYGAVAAVLSVLLFNYFFTAPIHTLIINNTQDFILIVFFLIASLISSTMTSKFQHQIEIAKRNERTARLLYDITKGFLNVTDKDNIINKGITYIHDYVGYDCYVKLDSESKTFSTEGLQEYENIKDQTSYTIPIKGLANQIGVVEVINVKMPIPSENDMILKTIVYQMALVLDREFIYNEREKILVAIESERLKSTLLRSVSHDLRTPLTGMIGASDLILDSYDNLDSDSIKKLVSDIREESTWLIKTVQNILDMTRISEDKFLVNKDYEDVDDLINEAVTHVSQLSLSGRLHVSGPNEIIIVYVDGRLVVQALVNLLDNAYKHAGDDAKVYLKAYYDNSNVIFEVSDNGKGIDMKIYDTLFEGFVTKHKNIADGSRGVGLGLAICKAIVNAHNGTIIVDKNKDGGATFKIALPLEEA; translated from the coding sequence ATGAAATATAATATAAAAGAAAATTTAAATTTAAAACATTTAAAATATTTTTCTATACTTGTATTAATTTGCATAGTTTCTACAGCCCTGTCTATTTTGATGAATAATATGGGTATAGGTAAAGAAAATACATTAATGGTTTTTTTGGTAGGTGTTTTAACAGTAACTTCAGTTACTAGAGGGTATATTTATGGAGCAGTAGCTGCTGTATTAAGTGTATTATTATTTAATTACTTTTTTACTGCGCCTATTCATACTTTGATAATAAACAACACCCAAGATTTTATCCTAATCGTATTTTTCTTAATTGCCTCACTAATATCAAGTACAATGACCTCTAAGTTTCAACATCAAATTGAAATTGCTAAGCGTAATGAGAGAACAGCTCGTTTATTGTATGATATAACGAAGGGATTTTTGAATGTTACTGATAAAGACAACATTATTAACAAGGGAATAACATATATTCATGATTATGTAGGATATGATTGTTATGTAAAACTTGATTCAGAAAGTAAAACATTTAGTACTGAAGGTTTGCAGGAATATGAAAATATTAAGGATCAAACTTCTTATACTATTCCCATTAAGGGGTTAGCCAATCAAATAGGAGTGGTAGAAGTTATAAATGTAAAAATGCCAATACCTTCAGAAAATGATATGATATTGAAGACAATAGTATATCAGATGGCACTTGTATTAGACAGAGAGTTTATTTATAATGAACGTGAGAAAATATTAGTTGCTATTGAAAGTGAACGTTTAAAAAGCACATTATTAAGAAGCGTTTCTCATGATTTAAGAACGCCACTTACTGGTATGATAGGAGCAAGTGACCTTATATTAGATAGTTATGACAATTTGGATTCTGACTCAATAAAAAAATTAGTTTCTGATATAAGGGAAGAATCTACATGGTTAATAAAGACCGTACAAAACATTCTTGATATGACACGAATAAGTGAGGATAAATTTTTAGTAAACAAAGATTATGAAGATGTTGACGATCTTATTAATGAAGCTGTTACTCATGTTTCTCAACTTTCTTTGTCAGGAAGACTTCATGTATCAGGACCAAATGAGATTATTATTGTTTATGTTGATGGAAGACTTGTTGTGCAGGCTCTTGTAAATCTGTTAGATAATGCATATAAACACGCAGGAGATGATGCTAAGGTTTATTTAAAGGCATATTATGATAATAGTAATGTTATTTTTGAAGTATCAGATAATGGAAAAGGTATTGATATGAAAATCTACGATACACTTTTTGAAGGATTTGTTACTAAACATAAAAATATTGCAGATGGAAGTCGTGGAGTGGGACTTGGCCTCGCTATATGTAAAGCAATAGTTAATGCTCATAATGGAACAATAATAGTAGATAAAAATAAAGATGGTGGGGCGACTTTTAAAATTGCTTTACCTTTAGAGGAGGCATAA